The following coding sequences are from one bacterium window:
- a CDS encoding DUF2203 domain-containing protein: MPEQRVFTVAEARAMLPLVRSIVRDIRECWQQIPIPPLPEHPKSSAANLPTISPEEQKRVSALEAKLIDYVNELQELGISIKSVES; this comes from the coding sequence ATGCCGGAACAACGCGTTTTTACTGTCGCGGAAGCTCGCGCGATGCTGCCGCTGGTACGCAGTATCGTTCGGGATATTCGCGAGTGCTGGCAGCAGATCCCGATTCCCCCATTGCCGGAGCACCCCAAGTCCAGCGCAGCCAATCTTCCCACTATCTCCCCGGAGGAACAAAAACGGGTGAGTGCGCTCGAAGCAAAGCTCATCGATTACGTCAATGAATTACAGGAATTGGGGATTTCGATTAAATCGGTCGAATCCG